A window of the Budorcas taxicolor isolate Tak-1 chromosome 10, Takin1.1, whole genome shotgun sequence genome harbors these coding sequences:
- the KIAA1191 gene encoding putative monooxygenase p33MONOX isoform X1, with protein MASRQPEVPALEPSGPLGKMSLPIGMYRRAFSYDDALEDPTPMTPPPSDMGSIPWKPVIPERKYQHLAKQVEEGEPSVSPRAPAPPPATHSAEKAPVVKAKATHVIMSSLITKQNQESIHRFEQQAGLRDAGYTPHKGLTTEESKYLRVAEALHKLKLQSGETAREERQPASTQSTPSSSPQASPKQKSRGWFTSGSATALPGPSLSTMDSGSGDKDRSSADKWSLFGPRSLPKSESGGFAIQAYKGAQKPSPMEVMRGQATRRTEEPATFKPPKLDIPVMEGTKQLPRAHSLKPRDLNVLTPTGF; from the exons ATGGCTTCGAGACAACCAGAAGTGCCTG CTCTTGAGCCTAGTGGGCCTCTAGGCAAGATGTCCCTGCCCATCGGGATGTACCGCCGGGCATTCAGCTATGATGATGCCCTTGAGGACCCTACACCCATGACTCCTCCTCCATCGGACATGGGCAGCATCCCCTGGAAGCCAGTGATTCCAGAGCGCAAGTATCAGCACCTCGCCAAG caggtggaggagggagagCCCAGCGTCTCCCCAcgcgccccggccccgccgccggCCACTCACAGTGCAGAGAAGGCCCCTGTGGTGAAGGCCAAAGCGACCCATGTCATCATGAGCTCTTTGATCACAA AACAGAACCAGGAGAGCATTCATCGTTTTGAGCAACAGGCAGGGCTGCGAGATGCCGGCTACACCCCCCACAAGGGCCTCACCACTGAGGAGAGCAAGTACCTTCGAGTGGCAGAAGCACTCCAC AAACTAAAGCTCCAGAGtggagagacagcaagagaggaGAGGCAGCCGGCGTCCACGCAGTCCACCCCGAGCAGCAGCCCCCAGGCCTCCCCTAAGCAGAAGAGCAG AGGCTGGTTCACTTCTGGTTCTGCCACAGCCTTACCTGGCCCCAGTCTTAGCACCATGGATTCTGGAAGCGGGGATAAAGACAGAAGCTCGGCCGATAAATGGAGCCTCTTTGGACCGAGATCCCTCCCGAAGTCTGAGTCAG GAGGCTTTGCCATCCAAGCCTACAAAGGAGCCCAGAAGCCTTCTCCAATGGAAGTCATGCGCGGACAAGCCACCCGAAGGACGGAGGAGCCAGCAACGTTCAAGCCGCCCAAGTTGGATATCCCAGTGATGGAAGGGACGAAACAGCTGCCGCGGGCCCACAGCCTCAAACCCCGGGACTTGAATGTTCTCACACCCACTGGCTTCTAG
- the KIAA1191 gene encoding putative monooxygenase p33MONOX isoform X2, which produces MASRQPEVPALEPSGPLGKMSLPIGMYRRAFSYDDALEDPTPMTPPPSDMGSIPWKPVIPERKYQHLAKVEEGEPSVSPRAPAPPPATHSAEKAPVVKAKATHVIMSSLITKQNQESIHRFEQQAGLRDAGYTPHKGLTTEESKYLRVAEALHKLKLQSGETAREERQPASTQSTPSSSPQASPKQKSRGWFTSGSATALPGPSLSTMDSGSGDKDRSSADKWSLFGPRSLPKSESGGFAIQAYKGAQKPSPMEVMRGQATRRTEEPATFKPPKLDIPVMEGTKQLPRAHSLKPRDLNVLTPTGF; this is translated from the exons ATGGCTTCGAGACAACCAGAAGTGCCTG CTCTTGAGCCTAGTGGGCCTCTAGGCAAGATGTCCCTGCCCATCGGGATGTACCGCCGGGCATTCAGCTATGATGATGCCCTTGAGGACCCTACACCCATGACTCCTCCTCCATCGGACATGGGCAGCATCCCCTGGAAGCCAGTGATTCCAGAGCGCAAGTATCAGCACCTCGCCAAG gtggaggagggagagCCCAGCGTCTCCCCAcgcgccccggccccgccgccggCCACTCACAGTGCAGAGAAGGCCCCTGTGGTGAAGGCCAAAGCGACCCATGTCATCATGAGCTCTTTGATCACAA AACAGAACCAGGAGAGCATTCATCGTTTTGAGCAACAGGCAGGGCTGCGAGATGCCGGCTACACCCCCCACAAGGGCCTCACCACTGAGGAGAGCAAGTACCTTCGAGTGGCAGAAGCACTCCAC AAACTAAAGCTCCAGAGtggagagacagcaagagaggaGAGGCAGCCGGCGTCCACGCAGTCCACCCCGAGCAGCAGCCCCCAGGCCTCCCCTAAGCAGAAGAGCAG AGGCTGGTTCACTTCTGGTTCTGCCACAGCCTTACCTGGCCCCAGTCTTAGCACCATGGATTCTGGAAGCGGGGATAAAGACAGAAGCTCGGCCGATAAATGGAGCCTCTTTGGACCGAGATCCCTCCCGAAGTCTGAGTCAG GAGGCTTTGCCATCCAAGCCTACAAAGGAGCCCAGAAGCCTTCTCCAATGGAAGTCATGCGCGGACAAGCCACCCGAAGGACGGAGGAGCCAGCAACGTTCAAGCCGCCCAAGTTGGATATCCCAGTGATGGAAGGGACGAAACAGCTGCCGCGGGCCCACAGCCTCAAACCCCGGGACTTGAATGTTCTCACACCCACTGGCTTCTAG
- the KIAA1191 gene encoding putative monooxygenase p33MONOX isoform X3, with translation MSLPIGMYRRAFSYDDALEDPTPMTPPPSDMGSIPWKPVIPERKYQHLAKQVEEGEPSVSPRAPAPPPATHSAEKAPVVKAKATHVIMSSLITKQNQESIHRFEQQAGLRDAGYTPHKGLTTEESKYLRVAEALHKLKLQSGETAREERQPASTQSTPSSSPQASPKQKSRGWFTSGSATALPGPSLSTMDSGSGDKDRSSADKWSLFGPRSLPKSESGGFAIQAYKGAQKPSPMEVMRGQATRRTEEPATFKPPKLDIPVMEGTKQLPRAHSLKPRDLNVLTPTGF, from the exons ATGTCCCTGCCCATCGGGATGTACCGCCGGGCATTCAGCTATGATGATGCCCTTGAGGACCCTACACCCATGACTCCTCCTCCATCGGACATGGGCAGCATCCCCTGGAAGCCAGTGATTCCAGAGCGCAAGTATCAGCACCTCGCCAAG caggtggaggagggagagCCCAGCGTCTCCCCAcgcgccccggccccgccgccggCCACTCACAGTGCAGAGAAGGCCCCTGTGGTGAAGGCCAAAGCGACCCATGTCATCATGAGCTCTTTGATCACAA AACAGAACCAGGAGAGCATTCATCGTTTTGAGCAACAGGCAGGGCTGCGAGATGCCGGCTACACCCCCCACAAGGGCCTCACCACTGAGGAGAGCAAGTACCTTCGAGTGGCAGAAGCACTCCAC AAACTAAAGCTCCAGAGtggagagacagcaagagaggaGAGGCAGCCGGCGTCCACGCAGTCCACCCCGAGCAGCAGCCCCCAGGCCTCCCCTAAGCAGAAGAGCAG AGGCTGGTTCACTTCTGGTTCTGCCACAGCCTTACCTGGCCCCAGTCTTAGCACCATGGATTCTGGAAGCGGGGATAAAGACAGAAGCTCGGCCGATAAATGGAGCCTCTTTGGACCGAGATCCCTCCCGAAGTCTGAGTCAG GAGGCTTTGCCATCCAAGCCTACAAAGGAGCCCAGAAGCCTTCTCCAATGGAAGTCATGCGCGGACAAGCCACCCGAAGGACGGAGGAGCCAGCAACGTTCAAGCCGCCCAAGTTGGATATCCCAGTGATGGAAGGGACGAAACAGCTGCCGCGGGCCCACAGCCTCAAACCCCGGGACTTGAATGTTCTCACACCCACTGGCTTCTAG